One window of Chamaesiphon minutus PCC 6605 genomic DNA carries:
- a CDS encoding DUF7305 domain-containing protein yields the protein MIKYYLRTYLRCYLALIEPCTDRISKATHRLDRQSLSQSGFSVPLALGLGLVMIIVAASIIGRSQSDRDITSSQREINRALSVSEAGALRFQSFLDRHKLLATKNLAQWVNTLDTLPTSQAGCHSIDLPIARYQAVLFKDSTWIELDPSDRNKGRYQIVDYRYQNGVGKLTIAGRIDAYNTTENTANSTLKIDIPIGSESAKIAPPALWANTFNLNANQKVTGQIRGVSCPLLPMMDSDGIAGIDMSNIALISGIPSGQIIADPFVSIPAPKIAPTIATSIPAITTSIELPRPTSADTPDAKGEYHYLVDTDVPGGNSIKLQDSDLIKITIPATQKINLYLKGNIDLAGSQTIGVNSANPNLRIYGSNQTVKLTIKDNASITAFIHAPLADAKSISSTTPNPSQNITGAVWVNSWDSSASSSPIPIVQMGNWSDFGIAKIEQPSQLSPISYWQRIEN from the coding sequence ATGATAAAATATTATTTAAGAACATATTTAAGATGTTATTTAGCTTTGATCGAACCTTGTACTGACAGAATTAGTAAAGCTACACATCGATTAGATCGTCAATCTCTGAGTCAATCTGGATTTTCGGTGCCGCTAGCATTGGGGCTAGGATTAGTAATGATTATAGTTGCGGCTAGTATTATCGGGCGTTCTCAAAGCGATCGAGATATTACTAGTTCTCAACGTGAAATAAACAGAGCATTAAGTGTTTCTGAAGCAGGTGCGCTCAGATTTCAATCATTTCTCGATCGACATAAGTTGCTTGCTACTAAAAATTTAGCTCAATGGGTAAATACGTTAGATACATTACCAACGTCACAAGCTGGTTGTCACTCGATCGATCTGCCTATTGCTAGATACCAAGCAGTATTATTCAAAGATAGTACTTGGATCGAGCTAGATCCTAGCGATCGGAATAAAGGTAGATATCAAATTGTCGATTATCGCTATCAAAATGGTGTAGGTAAGTTAACAATTGCAGGTAGGATAGATGCTTATAATACCACTGAAAATACTGCTAATAGTACCCTCAAGATCGATATCCCGATCGGTAGTGAATCGGCAAAAATTGCGCCGCCAGCACTCTGGGCAAATACGTTCAATCTAAATGCAAACCAAAAAGTTACCGGACAAATTCGCGGCGTAAGTTGCCCGCTATTACCGATGATGGATTCGGATGGTATTGCAGGTATAGATATGAGTAATATCGCACTCATTAGCGGCATTCCCAGCGGTCAAATTATTGCCGATCCATTCGTCAGTATTCCCGCCCCCAAGATTGCACCTACTATCGCAACTTCAATCCCTGCAATTACGACTTCGATCGAGTTACCGCGCCCTACTTCTGCCGATACACCAGATGCCAAAGGTGAATATCATTACTTAGTAGATACAGATGTTCCTGGTGGAAACTCAATTAAATTACAAGATAGCGATCTCATCAAAATTACTATTCCCGCAACTCAAAAAATTAACCTTTATCTCAAAGGTAATATCGATTTAGCAGGTAGTCAAACTATCGGTGTGAATTCCGCAAACCCTAACTTACGTATCTATGGTAGCAATCAAACCGTCAAATTAACTATCAAAGATAATGCCTCAATTACGGCATTTATTCATGCACCTCTAGCCGATGCGAAAAGTATCAGTTCTACTACTCCTAATCCCAGTCAAAATATTACTGGTGCTGTCTGGGTAAATAGTTGGGATTCATCTGCTAGTTCGAGTCCGATTCCGATCGTTCAAATGGGTAATTGGTCGGACTTTGGCATTGCTAAAATCGAGCAACCATCGCAACTCAGCCCGATTAGTTACTGGCAAAGAATAGAAAACTAG
- the rpmB gene encoding 50S ribosomal protein L28: MSRVCQLTGKRANNGMAVSHAHNRNKKLQQVNLQWKRVWWPEGNRFVRLKLSTKAIKTLELKGLAAMAKDAGLNLNKF, from the coding sequence ATGTCTCGCGTATGTCAACTGACAGGTAAAAGAGCCAACAATGGGATGGCAGTCTCTCACGCCCACAATCGCAACAAGAAACTGCAACAAGTTAATTTGCAGTGGAAACGCGTTTGGTGGCCTGAAGGTAACCGCTTCGTGCGGTTGAAACTGTCTACAAAAGCAATCAAAACTTTAGAACTCAAAGGTTTGGCAGCAATGGCGAAGGATGCAGGTCTTAACCTGAACAAATTCTAG
- a CDS encoding ComEC/Rec2 family competence protein, with the protein MRNTQAAIFLCLAYIIGLLITFNPWVRWGLIVIAIPMAWLLPRIWKKSPNWQFLLVAIAIAGCASFYLELRVPKPAANDISKYIPATAERGTSQFTIVRGSVDSYPHITRNQNAQFWLNATQLNEIQGDGIRPADVSKSVNGKVYVTVPLQSATGLQPGVDVSITGTLYIPQANPNPGGFSFRDYLSQSGGFTGMRGFQLRVTDETQTQKWSWGKLRQRIAAAQVKWLDVPIGPLVTAMVLGSDAVDLPFDLRDRFVRVGLAHALAASGFQVSLILNAILSLTRSRLSAVQQSNLGVVALLIFLGLTGFQPAVARSVAMGLAVLIGLRVNRKLDRLSSLFLAGTLLLIINPLWIWDIGFELSFLATLGLIVTVEPLQQKLDWLPPTIADLITVPLAASIWTLPIQLYVFKLFPLYSLPANILTSPLISIISIGGTIGALISAIFPLAGSAISWLLYLPTQLLIGIVDLFNYLPGTSFAVGQIAPWQLFALYGLILSVWIFPRFHKHWKLPLAAGILLVIVPLAIWKTSELQLTALAIKNSPNDRLYQGQILAIQDRGQTILINSGNESIARFVVLPFLQQQAINRIDNAIDFNRDLPGLNSWQTLNQTIPIKNFYSISGESNNTETTKFTSLPVGKAQKFGRVEITIVKTRPAIFQIEIPEAQQKWLVIGDDIADLAQPAIDFEQLTPAQTLYWHGGKIPDRAIAKINPQVAIAATSNPDPETIKLLERNRVRVYYTGRDGAIQWTPSGFKPYLEGEK; encoded by the coding sequence ATGCGGAATACCCAAGCTGCAATTTTCCTTTGTCTAGCTTATATCATTGGTCTACTAATTACCTTCAATCCGTGGGTGAGATGGGGGCTAATTGTCATTGCCATCCCGATGGCATGGCTGTTACCTAGAATTTGGAAAAAGAGTCCTAATTGGCAATTTTTGTTAGTCGCAATCGCGATCGCCGGATGTGCTAGTTTTTATCTAGAATTGCGCGTTCCCAAACCCGCAGCCAACGATATTAGTAAATATATTCCCGCCACAGCCGAACGCGGTACTTCGCAATTTACGATCGTGCGAGGTAGCGTCGATAGTTATCCCCACATCACCCGCAACCAGAACGCCCAATTTTGGCTCAATGCGACTCAGCTCAATGAAATTCAGGGCGACGGTATACGCCCCGCAGACGTCAGTAAATCTGTTAACGGTAAAGTCTACGTCACAGTTCCCTTACAGAGTGCTACGGGCTTGCAACCGGGGGTAGATGTATCGATTACCGGGACATTGTATATCCCCCAAGCCAATCCCAATCCAGGGGGGTTTAGCTTTCGCGATTATTTGAGTCAATCGGGTGGATTTACAGGAATGCGCGGCTTTCAGTTGCGAGTAACGGATGAAACTCAGACACAGAAGTGGAGTTGGGGTAAGTTGCGCCAGCGGATTGCTGCGGCGCAGGTAAAATGGTTAGATGTGCCAATAGGGCCGTTAGTCACGGCGATGGTATTAGGCTCCGATGCGGTAGATTTACCCTTCGATTTACGCGATCGATTCGTCAGAGTCGGATTGGCTCACGCGCTAGCGGCGTCTGGGTTTCAGGTATCCTTGATTCTCAATGCGATCCTCTCGCTCACTCGATCGCGATTATCGGCAGTACAGCAATCCAACCTCGGTGTGGTAGCTTTACTCATTTTCCTCGGTTTGACTGGCTTCCAGCCCGCTGTAGCTCGCTCTGTAGCAATGGGGTTGGCAGTATTAATCGGATTGCGCGTCAATCGCAAACTCGATCGACTCAGTTCGCTATTTCTTGCCGGAACTTTATTACTAATTATTAATCCCCTCTGGATTTGGGATATCGGCTTTGAATTGAGCTTTTTGGCAACATTAGGATTGATTGTCACCGTCGAACCCTTGCAGCAAAAATTAGATTGGTTGCCACCCACGATCGCCGATCTAATTACCGTCCCCTTAGCTGCATCGATTTGGACATTACCGATCCAATTATATGTATTTAAATTATTCCCACTCTATAGTTTACCTGCCAATATTCTCACCAGTCCGCTAATTAGCATCATCAGTATCGGCGGCACGATCGGTGCATTAATTAGTGCGATCTTCCCACTCGCTGGTAGTGCTATTTCTTGGCTACTATACTTACCCACCCAGCTACTAATCGGGATTGTCGATTTATTTAACTATCTCCCCGGCACATCATTCGCTGTCGGCCAAATCGCACCGTGGCAGCTATTTGCATTATATGGACTTATCCTCAGCGTCTGGATATTTCCCCGCTTTCACAAACATTGGAAATTACCTCTAGCTGCTGGCATCCTCTTAGTAATCGTCCCCCTAGCAATTTGGAAAACAAGCGAACTCCAACTCACCGCATTAGCCATTAAAAACTCACCAAACGATCGACTCTATCAAGGTCAAATTTTAGCGATCCAAGATCGCGGACAGACTATTTTAATTAATAGCGGCAATGAAAGCATCGCGCGATTTGTCGTCTTGCCATTTTTGCAACAACAAGCTATCAATCGGATCGATAACGCGATCGATTTCAACCGCGATCTCCCCGGACTCAATAGTTGGCAAACCCTCAACCAAACTATTCCCATTAAAAACTTTTATAGCATCAGCGGCGAAAGTAATAATACCGAAACCACTAAATTTACCTCATTACCAGTCGGCAAAGCTCAAAAATTTGGGCGCGTAGAGATAACGATCGTCAAAACCCGTCCCGCAATCTTCCAAATCGAAATTCCTGAAGCCCAACAGAAATGGCTAGTTATCGGCGATGACATCGCCGATCTCGCCCAACCCGCGATCGATTTCGAGCAACTCACCCCCGCCCAAACCCTATATTGGCATGGTGGCAAAATACCCGATCGCGCGATCGCTAAAATCAATCCCCAAGTCGCCATCGCCGCCACCTCCAACCCCGACCCCGAAACCATCAAACTACTCGAACGAAACCGAGTCCGCGTCTACTATACAGGCCGCGACGGCGCAATTCAATGGACACCAAGTGGGTTTAAGCCCTACTTGGAAGGAG
- a CDS encoding Npun_F0813 family protein, with the protein MSIIAPKSVQIEICTLGEDRRSLLRLNYNGQIYNLVRAFADRHRDRAERQLQQLIIRDREANGIAAIDRYLLVPEVGYYSLWELDRAIQPTVAVVRQVEVDRELASSLQQATIWLLQELWLQLTDLLGTRQLPILAETLVNVTPQLQSWVDLDRLLALDPLATVKLSSWSEADFIALTRQIYHLTQKKLGAEFTTKLTIEIVQTMPNFLGATISDILML; encoded by the coding sequence ATGTCAATTATTGCGCCAAAATCAGTCCAGATCGAGATTTGCACGTTAGGTGAAGATCGCCGATCGCTCTTGCGGCTCAATTATAACGGCCAAATTTACAATCTAGTTCGAGCTTTTGCCGATCGCCACCGCGATCGAGCAGAACGACAATTGCAGCAATTAATTATTCGCGATCGCGAGGCTAATGGTATTGCTGCGATCGATCGATATTTATTGGTGCCAGAGGTTGGTTATTACTCATTATGGGAGCTAGATCGAGCGATTCAGCCAACTGTGGCTGTGGTGCGGCAAGTTGAGGTCGATCGTGAATTAGCTTCGTCATTACAACAAGCGACTATTTGGTTATTGCAAGAACTTTGGTTGCAATTGACAGACTTATTAGGAACTAGGCAATTACCTATATTGGCCGAAACATTAGTCAATGTCACTCCCCAACTTCAATCTTGGGTAGATCTCGATCGACTATTAGCTCTCGATCCGCTGGCAACAGTAAAATTAAGCTCTTGGTCTGAGGCGGATTTTATCGCATTGACGCGGCAAATATACCATCTCACTCAGAAAAAGCTTGGTGCAGAATTTACAACTAAACTCACGATCGAGATCGTTCAAACAATGCCGAATTTCTTGGGAGCGACAATTTCAGATATCCTCATGCTCTAA
- a CDS encoding GspH/FimT family pseudopilin: MRHSNVSKDLGFTLTESLIVLAIAGILIAMATPSTIAAIDRARLAQATDLVTASLQQAQREAIRRNRSCTLTLDKANRKIVGQEGCILTGDRILPEPIELDYTGVSDSIKYGIRGNTTTNKTIILEVRNSPYIRCLTVSAPLGIIRVGTYDRAASACRKFTG, from the coding sequence ATGCGGCATTCCAATGTCAGTAAGGATCTCGGTTTTACATTAACCGAATCATTAATTGTCTTAGCGATCGCGGGAATCTTAATTGCCATGGCGACTCCCAGCACAATTGCTGCAATCGATCGAGCCAGGTTAGCTCAAGCCACAGATTTAGTTACAGCTAGTCTCCAACAAGCCCAACGCGAAGCCATCCGTCGCAATCGCAGTTGCACTCTGACTCTAGATAAAGCCAATCGTAAAATTGTCGGTCAAGAAGGCTGTATCTTAACTGGCGATCGCATTCTACCAGAACCGATCGAGCTGGACTATACAGGGGTATCCGACAGTATCAAGTATGGCATTCGCGGCAATACAACTACTAATAAAACAATAATTTTAGAAGTCAGAAACTCTCCTTATATTCGCTGTCTAACTGTCTCTGCTCCACTCGGCATCATCCGTGTGGGCACTTACGATCGCGCTGCTAGTGCCTGTCGTAAATTTACGGGTTGA
- a CDS encoding L-threonylcarbamoyladenylate synthase — protein MSLVSVDRLIVAAQTGNLVSFPTDTVPALAVLPAHAELIFQAKQRSQDKPLILMAGEITDLWKFTNGTQPALEIWQAVADRYLPGALTLVLPASNLIPAAMNPLGNRTIGVRVPDCEIARSILRQTGALATTSANLSGQPALLTMAAISENFPQVAALLAPELPSLGQPSTVIQWQDSGWKLLRQGAVNFVNLD, from the coding sequence GTGTCTCTAGTTTCTGTCGATCGTCTAATAGTTGCCGCTCAAACTGGTAATTTAGTCAGTTTCCCTACCGATACCGTTCCGGCATTAGCCGTATTACCAGCACATGCCGAACTAATTTTTCAAGCTAAACAAAGAAGTCAAGATAAACCATTAATTTTGATGGCAGGTGAAATCACCGACTTGTGGAAATTCACCAACGGTACCCAGCCAGCACTAGAGATTTGGCAAGCAGTCGCCGATCGATATTTGCCTGGTGCCTTAACCTTGGTATTACCCGCATCCAATCTGATTCCGGCAGCCATGAACCCGCTCGGCAATCGGACGATTGGTGTGCGCGTGCCCGATTGCGAGATCGCACGCTCGATCCTGCGCCAAACTGGAGCTTTGGCAACCACTAGTGCTAATTTATCGGGACAGCCAGCCTTACTCACAATGGCGGCAATTAGCGAGAATTTCCCTCAAGTAGCCGCGCTACTGGCTCCAGAGCTACCGAGCCTCGGACAACCTTCAACTGTCATCCAATGGCAGGATTCTGGCTGGAAATTACTCCGACAAGGCGCAGTAAATTTTGTCAATCTAGACTAA
- a CDS encoding ABC transporter ATP-binding protein, with protein MLKLKHLSYHPPATERPILQDLNLELQPQQLGLIVGASGSGKSTLLEILAGLASGTSGGVYWRDRVLDAELRQQLGGLVFQFPERHFCTNSIVEELRLGHPELGAERVEQALQSVGLAELPLQLSPHALSGGQQRRLALAVQLIRQPHLLLLDEPTAGLDWSMRQQLVSLLAKLKQEWTLLIVTHDAGDLLAIADKCWQIERGKLTEANIRDGKLTGVS; from the coding sequence GTGCTAAAACTCAAACACCTCTCCTACCATCCACCTGCAACCGAGCGACCGATCCTCCAAGATCTTAACTTAGAACTTCAACCCCAGCAATTGGGATTGATTGTCGGTGCGAGCGGTTCGGGAAAAAGTACTTTGCTGGAAATTTTAGCAGGATTGGCGAGTGGCACGAGTGGGGGGGTTTATTGGCGCGATCGGGTTTTAGATGCCGAACTGCGCCAACAATTAGGCGGACTGGTATTTCAGTTTCCCGAACGCCATTTTTGTACTAACTCTATTGTCGAAGAATTGCGGTTGGGACATCCCGAACTGGGAGCCGAACGCGTCGAACAGGCGTTGCAATCGGTGGGTTTAGCCGAGCTGCCTTTGCAGCTCTCTCCTCATGCCCTCAGTGGCGGTCAACAGCGACGATTGGCTCTGGCAGTGCAACTAATCCGGCAGCCCCATTTACTGCTGTTAGACGAGCCTACAGCGGGCTTAGATTGGTCGATGCGCCAGCAGTTAGTCAGTCTGCTCGCCAAGCTCAAACAAGAATGGACGCTACTGATCGTGACTCATGATGCGGGCGATTTATTGGCAATTGCCGATAAATGTTGGCAGATAGAGCGCGGGAAATTAACTGAAGCCAATATCCGTGATGGTAAATTGACTGGAGTTAGTTAG
- a CDS encoding helix-turn-helix domain-containing protein: MSSKKITDADKLEIVDLYRQSGETTASLASRYGVSNSTISRLLKNSIPEAEYEVLIQQKRGSKANSDEESASSDMPTTAVPQLPLTLAIESQPEPEEVFAPEIDRTEPVIDTIKTDDRDLAEPPAISSESEREPISTPASMSAEERAANQRRVRRRPSAPVTIASEEPIATASQSATIANIDVPPNIADLVAAEVATSDDRDPIAPVPTKTIVPPPTSRTPVLRDILADSKDRYSPPPATIAVAETASDDNEEDGEEEDVNALAAMFGEEIADGEDDDDDDDDDSEESTSSTYQQLDRNRFLTEDRLHVQVTPLSQATLPRICYIVIDKFAEPIVRPLKDFADLGQISGDETQQRTLPVFDNHRVAKRFSNQRTQRVIKVPDSRVFQKTTSHLRAKGIVCLLVDGNIYSLN; the protein is encoded by the coding sequence ATGAGTTCTAAAAAAATTACCGATGCAGATAAGTTGGAGATTGTAGATCTCTATCGTCAGTCTGGAGAAACGACCGCATCTCTAGCCAGTCGTTATGGAGTCAGCAACTCAACTATCAGTCGCCTGCTCAAAAATAGCATTCCTGAAGCTGAATATGAGGTCTTGATCCAGCAAAAGCGGGGATCTAAAGCCAATAGCGATGAGGAGAGCGCGAGTTCTGACATGCCGACAACCGCTGTGCCACAGCTACCACTAACACTAGCAATCGAGAGCCAACCAGAGCCAGAAGAGGTATTTGCGCCTGAAATCGATCGAACTGAGCCTGTTATAGATACCATCAAGACTGACGATCGCGACTTGGCAGAACCGCCAGCTATTTCCAGCGAATCAGAGCGCGAGCCGATCTCAACACCTGCGAGTATGAGCGCAGAAGAGCGTGCGGCGAATCAACGTCGCGTGCGGCGGCGTCCTTCGGCACCAGTGACGATTGCTAGTGAGGAACCGATTGCTACCGCGAGTCAGTCGGCAACGATTGCCAATATCGACGTCCCTCCCAATATTGCGGATTTGGTAGCGGCTGAAGTAGCTACCAGTGACGATCGCGATCCAATCGCACCCGTTCCAACAAAAACGATCGTCCCCCCACCTACTTCCCGCACGCCAGTATTGCGTGACATTCTTGCCGACTCAAAAGATCGATACTCTCCGCCACCAGCAACCATAGCGGTTGCGGAAACTGCTAGCGATGATAATGAAGAAGATGGCGAGGAAGAAGATGTTAATGCTTTAGCCGCCATGTTTGGTGAAGAAATTGCCGATGGCGAGGATGACGATGATGATGATGATGACGATAGCGAAGAGTCTACTTCAAGTACTTATCAACAACTCGATCGCAATCGATTTTTAACCGAAGATCGCTTACACGTCCAAGTGACGCCGCTATCCCAAGCGACGCTACCGCGTATTTGCTATATCGTCATCGATAAGTTTGCCGAACCAATCGTCCGTCCCCTCAAGGATTTCGCCGATCTGGGTCAAATTTCTGGCGACGAAACTCAACAACGCACTTTACCCGTTTTTGACAATCATCGCGTTGCTAAAAGATTCTCCAATCAACGCACTCAGCGAGTAATTAAGGTACCAGATAGTCGAGTTTTTCAGAAAACGACTTCACACCTACGCGCTAAAGGCATCGTTTGTTTGTTGGTGGATGGGAATATTTATTCACTAAATTAG
- the rsmG gene encoding 16S rRNA (guanine(527)-N(7))-methyltransferase RsmG produces the protein MNTSSSSTTELPQLAKIWQETIDWCPTESQQLQLQSLYTAVVAANQQLNLTRITEPTEFWEKHLWDSIAGVGELIKSPSALKVIDIGTGAGFPGLPLAIARTEWDLTLVDSTAKKVGFISSTAPKIGLTNVHPVVSRIEDVGQNKQHRHQYDLALIRAVAAVNVCAEYALPLVKIGGTAILYRGNWTQEEADGLELAVVKLGGEVSKIDRFNTPLSNSIRHCIYIHKIADTHPYYPRNVGIPTQKPLGLL, from the coding sequence ATGAATACTTCCTCTAGTTCTACCACCGAACTACCGCAGCTAGCAAAAATCTGGCAGGAAACCATCGATTGGTGTCCTACTGAATCGCAGCAGTTACAATTACAATCGCTCTATACTGCCGTAGTTGCTGCTAACCAACAGTTAAATCTGACGAGAATTACCGAACCAACAGAATTCTGGGAAAAACATTTATGGGATTCGATCGCAGGTGTCGGCGAACTAATTAAAAGTCCCTCAGCACTGAAAGTTATCGATATCGGTACTGGTGCAGGTTTTCCTGGCTTACCACTAGCGATCGCGAGAACGGAATGGGATTTAACATTAGTTGATTCTACTGCCAAAAAGGTCGGATTTATCAGCTCTACTGCTCCCAAAATTGGCTTGACAAATGTGCATCCGGTTGTGAGCCGGATCGAAGACGTGGGACAAAACAAGCAACATCGCCATCAATACGATTTAGCTCTAATTCGGGCGGTAGCGGCAGTAAATGTTTGTGCGGAGTATGCTCTACCTTTAGTCAAAATTGGCGGTACTGCCATCCTTTATCGGGGCAATTGGACGCAGGAAGAAGCCGATGGTCTAGAATTAGCTGTGGTTAAATTAGGCGGCGAGGTTAGCAAGATCGATCGATTTAATACGCCTCTGAGTAACAGCATCCGGCACTGCATTTATATACATAAAATTGCCGATACGCATCCATACTATCCTCGCAATGTCGGCATTCCTACCCAAAAACCACTAGGGTTATTATAG
- a CDS encoding Sll0314/Alr1548 family TPR repeat-containing protein → MKFKFSLQATLALVTGAVLAQSAILSSINHLNLNIAPAIAATKPAKPNSNMVFPAPRTRTKQGSNVERAKEAMFRDGDYIKAKEYLDAALKTEPNEPLTYAMSTLYPFSAGDYERVKDYGEKTVKAAEKLTKTNAMRGNLYQGVGLAILAAYEMKKDNGGALGALSKLQKVFEFIDKAKKLEPNNSELNLIKGYMDLLLAVNVPFSDTNQAIEQLQNAEPRYLALRGMYIGHRDLKQYDKASVAINAALRLAPQNPEMTYYKAQLLAIRGREQKNDTDLRESIKLFEVAYQKRNRLLLSTIAQILSERCQAKTALARTSSDGCYGFEAQLKQDNPNLVVGLTKIPPLN, encoded by the coding sequence ATGAAATTCAAGTTTTCGCTACAGGCTACGCTTGCGCTCGTCACAGGTGCGGTACTCGCGCAATCGGCAATCCTCTCATCCATTAACCACTTAAATTTAAATATCGCCCCAGCCATAGCTGCCACCAAACCAGCAAAGCCAAATAGTAATATGGTCTTTCCCGCCCCTAGGACTAGGACAAAACAGGGTTCTAATGTCGAGAGAGCCAAAGAAGCTATGTTTAGGGACGGCGATTATATTAAAGCCAAGGAATATCTCGATGCCGCGCTGAAAACTGAACCTAACGAGCCACTGACTTATGCGATGAGTACGCTTTATCCATTTAGCGCGGGAGATTACGAACGTGTCAAGGACTATGGCGAGAAAACTGTCAAAGCTGCCGAAAAATTGACCAAAACTAATGCAATGCGCGGCAACTTGTATCAGGGTGTGGGTTTGGCAATTCTGGCTGCCTACGAAATGAAAAAAGATAATGGCGGTGCATTGGGTGCCTTAAGCAAGCTTCAGAAGGTATTTGAATTTATCGATAAAGCCAAAAAGCTCGAACCAAATAATTCCGAACTCAACCTGATTAAGGGTTATATGGATCTGTTACTAGCTGTCAACGTCCCATTCTCCGATACCAACCAGGCGATCGAACAATTGCAAAATGCCGAGCCTAGGTATCTCGCCTTACGTGGTATGTACATCGGCCATCGGGACTTAAAACAGTACGATAAAGCCAGTGTCGCCATTAATGCCGCACTCAGACTCGCTCCCCAAAATCCCGAAATGACCTACTACAAGGCACAACTGCTCGCCATTCGCGGACGCGAACAGAAAAATGATACCGATCTGCGCGAGTCGATTAAGCTCTTTGAAGTAGCCTACCAAAAACGCAATCGATTGCTGCTCTCCACGATTGCCCAAATCCTCTCGGAACGCTGTCAAGCCAAAACTGCACTGGCTAGAACTAGTAGCGATGGTTGTTACGGATTTGAAGCCCAACTCAAGCAAGACAATCCCAATCTTGTCGTTGGCTTGACGAAGATTCCACCTTTGAATTAG
- a CDS encoding PulJ/GspJ family protein, with product MPTIQPQRFQFFADFSFKWRLAMWRIGNGNTPQTAEGGFTLSEVIVAILLTTTFVAVALQGMVVAMLLKSRSLQLAEANRWIQADLEQMRSQLTLTQIPLSLHQSRCHPATIDSGFADLVRDNLAGDNITGAADYQLPPLLANSQTGKTFQIARKLRIPSSPENSKAKLLGIQYTVTPTSGASLERSILHFYTEVIPDAAFQCQ from the coding sequence ATGCCTACGATCCAGCCCCAGCGATTTCAATTTTTTGCCGATTTCTCATTTAAGTGGCGACTTGCCATGTGGCGGATCGGCAACGGTAATACTCCTCAGACTGCTGAAGGCGGCTTTACGCTCTCGGAAGTCATCGTGGCAATTTTGCTTACAACCACTTTTGTGGCGGTGGCATTGCAAGGCATGGTCGTTGCCATGTTGCTCAAATCCAGATCCTTGCAGTTAGCCGAAGCTAATCGCTGGATTCAGGCAGATTTGGAGCAAATGCGATCGCAACTCACGCTAACTCAGATTCCTCTGTCTTTACATCAATCTCGATGTCATCCAGCCACAATCGATAGTGGATTTGCCGATTTAGTCAGAGATAATTTAGCTGGGGACAATATTACTGGTGCAGCAGATTATCAGCTCCCACCTCTACTTGCTAACAGTCAAACGGGCAAAACGTTTCAAATCGCTCGTAAATTAAGAATTCCATCGAGTCCAGAAAATAGCAAAGCCAAGCTGCTGGGCATTCAATATACGGTTACTCCGACGAGTGGAGCCAGCCTAGAGCGTTCGATTTTGCACTTTTATACTGAGGTCATTCCTGATGCGGCATTCCAATGTCAGTAA